The DNA segment tttgctacatTTAAATTTCTGGTTATGGCAGTGCTTTTATTTTGAACAAAGTtgtacatacattcaaataTCTAAGACAGCTACCACAAAGACACAATATCTGCAGCTTGCGATTGTTAAACTAGTTAATCGTTAATTTCTTTGCTTACCTGAAATATGGAAAACTAAACAACCGATTgctgtttaaatatatttttttattaatttttgtatttaatataattttaaattttaaggcaaagcgtttacataaaaataatgtagcttctagtatataatatataattttcattatataccatatgtatattgcacatacatataacatatatgcatatgtatgtaaaagtagtttatttttttttttacaattttacaatttatttgccATTTTCTTGCTGGTTACGTAATTTCATTAgcatttttgtattgttttataattaagTTGTTTTGATAAAGCATTTTCTTCAACTCCGGTAaggataattatgtttttaaaacaATCCATCAATGTATTATTTCTattgttgatatattttttgcaattgtatatatgtatgtacaatgtatGGACCGTTGGAACTTGTTTTTACTATTCAAAAATCAATAATGAAAATCATCAAGCTAAAGAAGTTTGTTTGGAATAAATCTTAATATTAAAACATAAtaccaaaataataaaaccgttaacttcggttacCCAGGCTATTATACCCTTCATaggggcaaaaaaaaaaaatatatcttaatCTTCATTTTGTTCGTTCGGATTGCATGGTAGCTATAATCTATAGtattccgatctgaacaatttcttcggatattgtagcgttgcctcgGACAATAATctacgccaaatttcgtgaagaaatctCGTCAACTGAGAGGTTTTCCGTAAaagaacatatacatatctgtaaCTAATGAATATTgagtttattttgaaaattaaaacacCACAATGAAGCTGTGGTACTAAACTTAAATATGAAAGTTAAATACGTAATTTAGATTAGGCTCAGTTTGAAATGGTGTGTTAAAGGCGAAACGTTTTAgctaaatacatatgcatgtggtAGTagagtttttgtttcttttcaatTGGCGGGTAGTTGAGTCTTAATCAGACTTTAGCTGCAtatgaatttataatattttgaatattttgcttttttctacAATGATTATAATTAACTAACAATTTGTCTAATTTAAGGCTACAAGCAGCGCTATAACATTGTAAaggtgcattttattttttatagaaaaacttttttactctTATGACTtagtgtaaaattaaataattatatttttaacgcacatttgttttgtataaagtaaatttttacataagtGAATCGGTTTATTcagcatatttttgtaaatatacatatgtgtgtttagaCAGTTATCTGTAGGTGTAAATTctattcatattatttttttttgtaaaaaaatagttatatagatatacatatataagaatataagCGTGGCTTTTATATTGGATCAAAAAActtgaattttattatataataatatttaagattttGTGCATGACACTCATTTGCagggtatatttataaattagatGCTACTAAATTTTATTCCGCAGCAATTATAGGCAAATTAAGTAACAAGGCGAGCTTATAAGGGTGCATCAGGTATTTGAGTACAATCTAACATAAACTAGTGTGAATTTCTGAATTggaaagaattaaataaaataattgaattgaaaaaaaaaaaaaaaaaacatttttaatcccAAGTACCGGAttcaaagaaaaagtttaatCCCAAAAATCGGCTTAAAATAGAGTTTTTTAgaaagaaagaatttttttttataatttcgggGTACTtcgtgttattgttgttgtagcggcaaacAACTTTCCTAAAGTAATTTCGAGAAATTGTGCCGACTTGACAGTTCTTATTCGGACAAAAATCCGTGTCCGTTGCGCTTACTTAGACCCAACTGTCGAGGGAACGGTCTACTTCATGTTCTACCATTATcattagtattttgtttttgaaagaaaagcttattcttaataaaatataagggaatactaactggtcactgtctggtggcgacacacgcccgcaatGTTGGGTTGACAGattgagaagactgcaggaattGCCTAGAGCAGGGCATTAGtcaaacaatggagcatctcttgtgcacttgttccgcaTTAGGAAGACTAGGCTGTAAGCACCTGGAGTCTTCACGGCATGATACACTGGagaaggtatcgatagtgaggctgcgtcctaaacgatgactactccCCTTGAACTTAGCAATTGAACTCCATCTCTCATCGCAAtggaccaaactggtctatgcgtggcttatggACCTCCCAGATCAACCTAACCTAATAAAATATCTGCATAGTTTAGCGCCTTTtgtcttatttatatttagttacttttaattatagttttccagttagaaatatgtaaattttcccTGTTTTACTTCAACTctcaatttaagaaaaaaaaagttgacaaaattgaaaatcgaatttatttccacaatttttgaattataaaattcacAACACTGGCTTGGATTTATAGCCTTCATCTTAGCATCGTCCTCCAGAACTGCAGACAGTCTTATCTACTGATCCTACGGTTTCGGAAGTCGTGTGAAGTGAGACATATCCATATTATTATAACTTTTGTAGCAAGGAAGACCAAAAAGTTAACTTTTACTCTCATTGTCTCTATTATTCAGCAGATAACTGATTTTGCGTAGTTAAAATTATGCGAACCTCAAACTGTTTctcaaagaaaagcaaaaataattataattttttaggttaGTACAGAGTTTAGACTATTAGACTCGCATTTTTAGAATAGAAGTGTTGTCAAATAGAGGGCAAAtcgtttacttaaaaaaaatcgcttactgaagaaaaaaatttaagtagtAAATAGCCTTACAAATGCTCTCAAATGCCCAGCACGccctatatacataaatacatacatatgtacatagaccCAAAATTCTTGTATAAAGCTTTTCCTTAATAAATTGCATTACTGATTTTtagagtaaatataaaaaatatcaggAAATTTGCGGTTTTGTTTACAATTGTAAATGAGGATAAACTATTtactgtaatttttataaacattataaatttttatgtaactAGTAGAAATATTACATTATCATTTAGAGTTATTATTTTCTCGTATCCTTTGCCAAAGCAGCACTGTTTTAGTCAGTTTATTTTGTGTCTGACATTTGTTTGTTCAACAGTTAAAGTTACGGTTACATTTACTCTTTAATTACATTGCATAACTAACCAAGTGCAGCGCTTTGTAATTAGCTGGATTTCCTAAAATATTTCACCCGTACATTtatttgtacacacacatacatatttccacgAAGTCCTCGACCGTTTGCATGCGTAAGCTTGCAATTGTAGTCGCTTTGTCACTCGATACGCACCTACAACACCTGCACGGCCTTGTGCGACCTTAGACGACCTCCATCGACTAAATCATTAGCGCTGAAAATGGATTGTAACGCATAATTTTCGACAGCAAAATCCATAACACTGACGTTATGCCGCACAAGACAACACCGCCCCAACCCAAATCCAAACTCCATGATGTCAGAAATATGCGTGCACCCAATAACGGTTTAGCCATAATCGCTACGCCGCCCGGTCGCGCCACAATACCGTCAACGGTGCCATCATAGTCGCTATCCAACATGGGCCGTCCTTGTTGCCGTTTAAAATGTATAATCATAAGCGTGAAGAGCGCAAAGAGTGCTGCAATAAGAAAAccaaaaagtatatatgtaaatattttcttcaagcAAAAAAGTAATAAGTTACAATAGTTTGTATGTGGGCAGGCAGTTGccttcaaatataaaattgtctgcAGCAATACTATTTCCTTGCGTAGTGCCGTTCTACGGTCTCAACTTACCCGCTAGTAGATACATGACGCCTGTGATTAGTATGGCGCTTATTTGACGCTGACAAACACCGAAGGCGCCCACCAATGCTGCGCTGCCCAGTATAATTAGGCAGACCAATGAGCAGGAAATTGACAAGTTTTGCATTCCTTTAGTTTATGTGGAGAAAGATTACAGTTATATTAAACATTTAGTTGTGCTGTTATGTAggcgaaattttatttaaaactgtttGTTAGATAAAGGTTTAAGGTTATGTAGTAAATTGGAGTAATATTTGCACAGCTTAAAAAATATGGTTTATTTTGTGAAATGTTGACTACTTTAAAGCGTATTAaaatttctgattttattttaattattgttggTATATAATatggttatgtatgtatataatatgattGCAATGTTATCTAGTTATATGCGCGGTTATGTGTATAAAAAAGCTTAAGCTGTGCGCTAAACAAAtgtttatgaaatatgaaaacaaatgtAAATGTAGGCGTTGTTGTTTAGCTGACTAAAAGGTATCACAAATAGTTTCGGAAAATGGTACGCAAGCAAGAGTTCTTGGGTGGATA comes from the Bactrocera neohumeralis isolate Rockhampton chromosome 2, APGP_CSIRO_Bneo_wtdbg2-racon-allhic-juicebox.fasta_v2, whole genome shotgun sequence genome and includes:
- the LOC126751730 gene encoding uncharacterized protein LOC126751730 isoform X2, which gives rise to MQNLSISCSLVCLIILGSAALVGAFGVCQRQISAILITGVMYLLAALFALFTLMIIHFKRQQGRPMLDSDYDGTVDGIVARPGGVAIMAKPLLGARIFLTSWSLDLGWGGVVLCGITSVLWILLSKIMRYNPFSALMI